The proteins below come from a single Metarhizium brunneum chromosome 1, complete sequence genomic window:
- the Slc6a7 gene encoding Sodium-dependent proline transporter: protein MDKLKSITKYLLPSPQQSSDGRDQWPSRTAFLLAAMGGCAGMGNLLRYPSQVFNNNGLQWFIPYLMCVFLIAIPVLILEIAIGQAYRGGCVVANNSIHHRLKGVGLSLLYVGFVVSPYFVTNLAWIMIYFRSSFQSPLPWEGRGEDFFYEDVVANVEPVPGILSADGNEVIKYTSYPGIGMIGETVGWTVFTWFLVWVSIFRGVGLTGRVVYFTMGLPIVITIVLVGRSLSLENASQGVKLFWATWNGDKLGSGEIWQTACGQVFFSTGVGFGYFTSYASYNQKYSNAVMDSILIVSSNVLFENIAAFAVYGVVGFLGLFPQEGVRLGSFTVGFITLPSAVTQMPGANFWAVLLFFTLMVLGYSSAFAMVDALVTLVMDAQPRWNRSVVVTVIVIVFFLLSLPYCTEFGYYLLTGIDRWTNDVALVFVVWAECVTSTTVYRWRDVVGQVGLPAFIGFNSGFFGGMILGVVIAQAVSPASGAGVGFGFFTLCTIASVIISKSPEERTPKFWRKNIFTKRLWYLGFYSGNQLRRDLNEIIGCGNNWGIPFFWAPLIRYVSAPILAIVYSFSYPSFYQLREDPLHILGFGVGHVALLIVGCGFVLPRWLDVLVPPTRRGEGKLDIGANASPLNLQLDRTDSSEAAETSSNRKRGTDHVRTAPNE, encoded by the exons ATGGACAAACTCAAATCGATAACCAAGTACCTCCTTCCATCGCCACAACAATCATCGGATGGCCGGGACCAGTGGCCCTCTCGGACTGCCTTCCTTCTCGCGGCAATGGGCGGATGCGCTGGCATGGGCAATCTTCTTCGGTACCCGTCGCAAGTCTTCAACAACAACGGCCTGCAGTGGTTCATACCATACCTTATGTGCGTCTTCCTCATTGCCATTCCCGTCCTGATTCTCGAAATCGCCATTGGTCAGGCGTACCGTGGAGGTTGTGTGGTTGCCAACAACTCCATTCATCATCGTTTGAAAGGCGTCGGGTTGAGTTTGCTATATGTTGGATTCGTGGTCAGTCCATACTTCGTGACAAATCTGGCTTGGATCATGATTTACTTTCGGAGCTCCTTTCAGAGCCCATTGCCTTGGGAAGGGCGGGGCGAGGACTTCTTCTACGAGGACGTCGTGGCCAATGTTGAGCCTGTGCCAGGTATCCTTTCTGCAGATGGGAACGAGGTCATCAAGTATACGTCGTACCCAGGGATAGGCATGATAGGGGAGACTGTTGGATGGACCGTGTTCACGTGGTTTCTGGTGTGGGTGTCCATCTTCCGCGGCGTCGGGCTCACTGGGCGGGTAGTCTACTTCACAATGGGGCTCCCGATTGTCATCACCATCGTACTCGTCGGCCGGTCATTGTCGCTTGAAAACGCATCCCAGGGCGTCAAACTCTTCTGGGCCACTTGGAACGGTGATAAGCTCGGGAGCGGCGAAATCTGGCAGACGGCATGCGGCCAAGTCTTCTTCTCAACCggcgtcggcttcggctACTTCACCTCCTACGCATCGTACAATCAGAAATACTccaacgccgtcatggacTCTATTCTCATAGTGAGCAGTAATGTCCTTTTTGAGAACATTGCCGCCTTTGCTGTATATGGTGTCGTTGGCTTTCTTGGCCTGTTCCCCCAGGAAGGTGTGCGTCTTGGCAGCTTCACCGTTGGCTTCATCACTCTCCCTTCTGCCGTCACACAGATGCCCGGTGCTAATTTCTGGGCTGTTCTACTCTTCTTCACGTTGATGGTTCTAGGGTACAGTTCCGCGTTTGCCATGGTGGATGCGCTGGTCACGCTGGTCATGGATGCGCAGCCCCGATGGAATCGCTCGGTTGTCGTGACAGTCATTGTCATTGTGTTCTTCTTGCTTTCTTTGCCGTATTGCACAGAGTTTGGGTATTATCTCCTCACTGGCATAGATCGATGGACAAATGATGTCGCGCTGGTATTTGTTGTATGGGCAGAATGCGTCACTTCGACTACTGTATATCGGTGGAGAGACGTcgttggccaagttggactTCCCGCCTTCATTGGGTTTAACAGTGGCTTCTTTGGAGGTATGATCCTCGGCGTCGTAATAGCTCAAGCGGTGTCGCCGGCCTCTGGAGCAGGTGTGGGCTTTGGGTTCTTCACTCTTTGCACCATAGCCTCCGTCATTATTAGCAAAAGTCCAGAGGAGCGCACGCCCAAGTTCTGGCGAAAGAATATTTTCACTAAACGGCTATGGTACTTGGGtttctactcc GGCAATCAACTTCGCCGAGACCTGAACGAGATTATTGGTTGCGGCAACAACTGGGGTATCCCATTCTTTTGGGCACCTCTCATCCGCTACGTGTCTGCACCAATTCTTGCAATCGTATATAGCTTTTCCTACCCGTCCTTTTATCAGCTTCGTGAAGACCCGCTTCATATCTTGGggtttggtgttggccatgttgccttGCTCATTGTCGGATGCGGTTTTGTTCTTCCCAGGTGGCTGGATGTTCTGGTACCCCCGACTCGCCGGGGGGAAGGAAAGTTGGATATTGGAGCGAATGCTTCGCCTCTAAATTTACAGTTGGATCGAACAGATAGCTCTGAGGCGGCTGAGACGAGTAGCAATAGAAAGCGGGGGACCGACCATGTAAGAACAGCGCCGAACGAGTGA